Proteins encoded in a region of the Saccharothrix ecbatanensis genome:
- a CDS encoding alpha/beta hydrolase — protein MLAALSALAACSAGPSTRPVIAVHGDGEEPSTASVPSGPREVPPLENYEADRLAWSKCTDSTNARMGDTAPSAGGEYECARLTVRLDAPSRPGRGSLGLALLRVGTGGSPLVVVGDADGEPGTVKAARLAASLPPQVLSTFTLIGVDRRGTGESDGVQCVPDAARVGIVESDPDSQTHEELSEAYTLASRECVLDLENRLTAVDSWRASADLEQLREALGVPHLNGIGVGEGSRVLSLYASRYPDRIGRMVFDGAPDPTLDVPGVAEMRAVAAEEAFSAFGKDCVIRGCPLGSDATGRFKALLESLRDEPLDGRDFDVTPGTATVAVLAGLADRSRWPALVDALVAAEGGDGAKLSAFVEPLLVNREEDPPWLDAGIVTGCNDTATRIPPERVEGMAADWRTKHPLFGAYFARKLLTCGPFPVPQQVKVPRPAGAPPVLVLTTAADPVTPREGSERAAQALPAGIVVGWQGSGHGALGQSACAMKAAEEFLVNAKVPTSGTVCPP, from the coding sequence ATGTTGGCGGCCCTGAGCGCGCTGGCGGCGTGCAGCGCGGGCCCGTCGACCCGGCCGGTGATAGCCGTGCACGGTGACGGCGAGGAACCGTCGACGGCCTCCGTGCCGTCCGGGCCCCGCGAGGTGCCCCCGCTGGAGAACTACGAGGCGGACCGGCTGGCCTGGTCGAAGTGCACCGACTCCACCAACGCCCGGATGGGCGACACCGCGCCGTCGGCCGGCGGCGAGTACGAGTGCGCGCGGCTGACCGTGCGGCTGGACGCGCCGAGCCGTCCCGGTCGGGGCAGCCTGGGTCTGGCGCTGCTGCGCGTCGGCACCGGCGGCAGCCCGCTGGTGGTGGTCGGTGACGCGGACGGCGAGCCCGGCACGGTGAAGGCCGCACGGCTGGCCGCGAGCCTCCCGCCGCAGGTGCTGAGCACGTTCACGCTGATCGGCGTGGACCGGCGGGGCACCGGCGAGTCGGACGGCGTGCAGTGCGTGCCGGACGCGGCGCGGGTGGGGATCGTGGAGTCCGATCCGGATTCGCAGACGCACGAGGAGCTGTCCGAGGCCTACACGCTGGCCAGCCGGGAGTGCGTGCTCGACCTGGAGAACCGGCTGACGGCGGTGGACTCGTGGCGTGCGTCAGCGGACCTCGAGCAGCTGCGTGAGGCGCTGGGCGTGCCGCACCTGAACGGCATCGGCGTCGGCGAGGGCTCGCGGGTGCTGTCGCTGTACGCGAGCCGGTACCCGGACCGGATCGGGCGGATGGTGTTCGACGGCGCGCCCGACCCGACGCTGGACGTGCCCGGGGTGGCGGAAATGCGGGCGGTGGCGGCGGAGGAGGCGTTCTCCGCGTTCGGCAAGGACTGCGTGATCCGGGGTTGTCCGTTGGGCTCGGACGCGACGGGCCGGTTCAAGGCGTTGCTGGAGTCGTTGCGGGACGAGCCGTTGGACGGGCGCGACTTCGACGTGACGCCGGGCACGGCGACGGTGGCCGTGCTGGCGGGGTTGGCGGACCGGTCGCGGTGGCCGGCGCTGGTGGACGCCCTGGTCGCGGCGGAGGGCGGTGACGGCGCGAAGCTGAGCGCGTTCGTCGAGCCGCTGCTGGTGAACCGGGAAGAGGACCCGCCGTGGCTGGACGCGGGGATCGTCACGGGGTGCAACGACACCGCGACCCGGATCCCGCCGGAGCGGGTGGAGGGGATGGCCGCGGACTGGCGGACCAAGCACCCGTTGTTCGGCGCCTACTTCGCCCGCAAGCTCTTGACCTGCGGCCCGTTCCCGGTGCCGCAGCAGGTGAAGGTGCCGAGGCCCGCCGGGGCGCCGCCGGTGCTGGTGCTGACGACCGCCGCCGACCCGGTGACGCCGCGCGAGGGCAGCGAACGGGCCGCGCAGGCATTGCCGGCCGGGATCGTCGTGGGCTGGCAGGGCAGCGGGCACGGCGCGTTGGGGCAGTCGGCGTGCGCGATGAAGGCGGCCGAGGAGTTCCTGGTGAACGCGAAGGTGCCGACCAGCGGCACCGTCTGCCCGCCGTGA
- a CDS encoding DUF2238 domain-containing protein codes for MEPRVRLPLALAGLVVVAVAVSAIRPKSYGTWLLEVAPILIALPLLAVTYRRFPLTRLAYWLIFGHALVLALGGHYTYAEVPLGDLPWTDRNHYDRFAHFVQGFVPAVLVREILLRRSPLRPGRWTFFLVSATCLAISAGYEFIEWAGAIIGGESATDFLGTQGDVWDTHWDMLLALVGSVVAQWLLARPHDRQLAELSVR; via the coding sequence ATGGAACCGAGGGTTCGCCTGCCGCTCGCCCTGGCCGGACTGGTCGTGGTGGCGGTAGCGGTGTCCGCCATCCGGCCCAAGAGCTACGGCACCTGGCTGCTGGAGGTGGCGCCGATCCTCATCGCTCTGCCGCTGCTCGCGGTGACGTACCGCCGGTTCCCGCTGACCCGGCTCGCGTACTGGCTGATCTTCGGGCACGCGCTGGTGCTCGCGCTCGGCGGCCACTACACCTACGCCGAGGTGCCGCTGGGCGACCTGCCCTGGACCGACCGCAACCATTACGACCGTTTCGCACATTTCGTGCAGGGCTTCGTGCCCGCGGTGCTGGTGCGGGAGATCCTGTTGCGCCGGTCGCCGCTGCGGCCGGGCCGGTGGACGTTCTTCCTCGTCTCCGCGACCTGTCTGGCGATCAGCGCCGGCTATGAGTTCATCGAGTGGGCGGGCGCGATCATCGGCGGCGAGTCGGCGACGGATTTCCTTGGCACACAAGGGGATGTGTGGGACACGCACTGGGACATGCTCCTCGCGCTCGTCGGTTCGGTGGTCGCGCAGTGGCTCCTCGCGCGCCCGCACGACCGGCAGCTCGCGGAATTGTCGGTGCGGTAG
- a CDS encoding ATP-dependent DNA ligase, with product MALPLNPPVQPMLANAVDTIPTGVDLVFEPKWDGYRCLVFRDGDEVFLQSRSGKPLNRYFPEAEAALLRTLPPRIVVDGELVVAKDDKLDFDALSERIHPAASRVKLLSEQTPASFVAFDVLAVGDDVLLDQPGTKRRSTLEGLITPGDGLYLTPATTDAALALQWFELFEGAGLDGIIGKPAAGEYTPGKRSMIKVKHARTADCVVAGLRWHKDTEPGTAVGSLLLGLHDDAGILHHVGVVGSFKAAERRALAQELQGLITSEDHPWLVEPDGRRLPGEINRWRGKHADWVPLRPERVLEISYSQTEGGAPARLRHNGQFRRWRPDREPESCRYDQLDQPARYDVDSVLRGEVRPA from the coding sequence GTGGCGCTCCCGTTGAACCCTCCCGTGCAGCCGATGCTGGCCAACGCGGTGGACACCATCCCGACCGGCGTCGACCTCGTGTTCGAGCCGAAGTGGGACGGCTACCGCTGCCTGGTGTTCCGCGACGGTGACGAGGTGTTCCTCCAGTCCCGCAGCGGCAAGCCGCTCAACCGGTACTTCCCGGAGGCCGAGGCCGCGTTGCTGCGCACCCTGCCGCCGCGGATCGTGGTCGACGGCGAGCTGGTCGTGGCGAAGGACGACAAGCTCGACTTCGACGCGCTGTCCGAGCGCATCCACCCGGCGGCGAGCCGGGTGAAGCTGCTGTCCGAGCAGACACCGGCGAGCTTCGTGGCGTTCGACGTGCTGGCCGTGGGCGACGACGTGCTGCTGGACCAGCCGGGCACGAAGCGGCGGTCCACGCTGGAGGGCCTGATCACGCCCGGCGACGGCCTCTACCTCACCCCCGCGACCACCGACGCCGCCCTGGCGCTCCAGTGGTTCGAGCTGTTCGAGGGCGCGGGGCTGGACGGCATCATCGGCAAGCCCGCCGCCGGCGAGTACACGCCCGGCAAGCGTTCCATGATCAAGGTCAAGCACGCCCGCACCGCCGACTGCGTGGTGGCCGGGCTGCGCTGGCACAAGGACACCGAACCGGGCACGGCCGTCGGCTCGCTGCTGCTCGGCCTGCACGACGACGCCGGCATCCTGCACCACGTGGGCGTGGTCGGCTCCTTCAAGGCCGCCGAACGGCGTGCGCTCGCGCAGGAGCTGCAAGGCCTGATCACGTCCGAAGACCACCCGTGGCTGGTCGAGCCGGACGGCCGTCGGCTGCCCGGTGAGATCAACCGGTGGCGCGGCAAGCACGCCGACTGGGTGCCGTTGCGGCCGGAACGCGTGCTGGAGATCTCGTACAGCCAGACCGAGGGCGGCGCACCGGCCCGGCTGCGCCACAACGGCCAGTTCCGGCGCTGGCGCCCGGACCGCGAGCCCGAGTCGTGCCGCTACGACCAGCTCGACCAGCCCGCCCGCTACGACGTGGACTCGGTGCTGCGCGGCGAGGTCCGCCCCGCCTGA
- a CDS encoding EamA family transporter, translated as MVVVHVEGIPERPYPRPGPFTLAAKAYGAIPPPALVLLGVVSVQVGAAVAKQLFTLAGAAGTVTLRLVLAAAVLLLIWRPSLRLDRRTYLVIAGYGLVLGAMNLTFYQSIKYIPLGAAVTIEFLGPLAVAVFGSRRWLDGVWALLAAGGVLLLTRVDGGLALPGVLFALAAAVCWAGYILLATALGSRTSDGKGLALAMVFGAALALPFGVAEAGLMLLDPIVLIVGAGVALLSSVIPYSLELEALRRMPPRVFGILMSLEPAVAALAGLIVLHEALHPAQWAAVFCVVLASVGATRTARPEV; from the coding sequence GTGGTCGTCGTACACGTCGAAGGCATTCCCGAACGCCCGTATCCGCGTCCGGGGCCGTTCACGCTCGCCGCCAAGGCGTACGGCGCGATCCCGCCGCCCGCTCTTGTGCTGCTGGGCGTGGTCAGCGTGCAGGTCGGCGCGGCGGTGGCCAAGCAGTTGTTCACCCTGGCGGGCGCCGCGGGAACCGTCACGCTGCGGCTCGTGCTGGCGGCCGCGGTGCTGCTGCTGATCTGGCGGCCGTCGTTGCGGCTGGACCGGCGGACGTACCTGGTCATCGCGGGTTACGGGCTGGTGCTGGGCGCCATGAACCTGACCTTCTACCAGTCGATCAAGTACATCCCGCTCGGCGCGGCGGTGACCATCGAGTTCCTGGGGCCGCTGGCGGTCGCGGTGTTCGGCTCGCGGCGCTGGCTGGACGGGGTGTGGGCGCTGCTCGCGGCGGGCGGCGTGCTGCTGCTGACCAGGGTGGACGGTGGCCTGGCACTGCCCGGCGTGCTGTTCGCGCTGGCCGCGGCGGTGTGCTGGGCCGGGTACATCCTGCTGGCGACGGCGCTGGGCAGCCGCACGTCCGACGGCAAGGGCCTGGCGTTGGCGATGGTGTTCGGCGCGGCGCTGGCGCTGCCGTTCGGCGTGGCCGAGGCGGGCCTCATGCTGCTGGACCCGATCGTGCTGATCGTGGGCGCCGGGGTGGCGCTGCTGTCGTCGGTGATCCCGTACTCGCTGGAGCTGGAGGCGCTGCGCCGCATGCCGCCGCGGGTGTTCGGCATCCTGATGAGCCTGGAACCGGCGGTCGCGGCGCTGGCCGGGTTGATCGTGCTGCACGAGGCGCTGCACCCGGCGCAGTGGGCCGCGGTGTTCTGCGTGGTGTTGGCGTCGGTCGGGGCGACCCGGACCGCTAGACCGGAGGTGTGA
- a CDS encoding iron chaperone, producing the protein MVQSKAETVEEYLAELPEERRATVSAVRDVILANLPEGYDEGIQWGMITYSVPLEVSGKTYNGQPLAYVSLASQKNYLSLYLMGVYGEREQEFRVEFEATGRKLDMGKSCVRFKRADDLPLDLIGREVARHSVADYVAKVQAARS; encoded by the coding sequence GTGGTGCAGAGCAAGGCCGAGACGGTCGAGGAGTACCTGGCCGAGCTGCCGGAGGAGCGCCGCGCGACGGTGTCGGCGGTGCGGGACGTGATCCTGGCGAACCTGCCCGAGGGGTACGACGAGGGCATCCAGTGGGGGATGATCACCTACTCGGTGCCGCTGGAGGTGTCCGGCAAGACGTACAACGGCCAGCCGCTCGCGTACGTGTCGCTCGCGTCGCAGAAGAACTACCTGTCGCTGTACCTGATGGGCGTGTACGGCGAGCGTGAGCAGGAGTTCCGGGTCGAGTTCGAGGCGACCGGGCGGAAGCTGGACATGGGCAAGAGCTGCGTGCGGTTCAAGCGGGCAGACGACCTGCCGCTGGACCTGATCGGGCGTGAAGTCGCACGTCACAGCGTCGCCGACTACGTGGCCAAGGTCCAAGCGGCCAGGTCTTAG
- a CDS encoding DUF6319 family protein, which yields MAKAKQNSLSEEDIDYLRAELTAGRPAAVWFTSAAVGVEAGRSAKVISFTEPAEGDFIQVRPTGDKDELSFSPAELTLEKPAPRRRTPAPAAAVKEETEEPAPVEHIYTPAPPPAKPKPAPAPAAPVAERKPAARKQAKPAEVTVTLVSTVEGEWTVDVQWGSKRTLKASPVAASAVSQAAKLLPPEVDEAVESVIDAARERHLARVEQLRAELAEAQRALDELSG from the coding sequence ATGGCGAAGGCGAAGCAGAACTCGTTGTCCGAGGAGGACATCGACTACTTGCGCGCGGAGCTGACCGCGGGTCGTCCGGCCGCGGTCTGGTTCACCTCCGCCGCGGTGGGGGTGGAGGCCGGGCGGTCGGCGAAGGTGATCTCGTTCACCGAACCGGCCGAAGGCGATTTCATCCAGGTGCGGCCGACCGGTGACAAGGACGAGCTGTCGTTCTCACCGGCCGAGCTGACGCTGGAGAAGCCGGCGCCGCGCAGACGCACGCCGGCGCCCGCCGCCGCTGTGAAGGAGGAGACCGAGGAGCCCGCGCCGGTCGAGCACATCTACACGCCCGCGCCGCCACCGGCGAAGCCGAAGCCGGCGCCCGCACCAGCGGCGCCCGTCGCCGAACGCAAGCCCGCCGCGCGCAAGCAGGCGAAGCCGGCCGAGGTGACGGTGACGCTGGTGTCGACCGTCGAGGGCGAGTGGACGGTCGACGTGCAGTGGGGGTCGAAGCGGACGTTGAAGGCGTCGCCGGTGGCCGCGTCGGCGGTGTCGCAGGCGGCGAAGTTGCTGCCGCCTGAGGTGGACGAGGCGGTGGAGAGCGTGATCGACGCGGCTCGGGAACGTCATCTCGCCCGGGTCGAGCAGTTGCGGGCGGAGCTGGCGGAGGCGCAACGGGCGTTGGACGAGCTGTCCGGCTGA
- a CDS encoding pyrimidine reductase family protein, whose amino-acid sequence MLWPPREGEITDGELERLYDYPDGLDRPWVQVNFVSSVDGAVSVAGRSEGLGNDADHKVFMLGRDLCDVVLVGAGTALVEGYQGVKVGEVRASRRARLGLAPVPPIAVVTGRCSIEPTSPLLTSTSMPPIILTTASAPVERRDALAAAGADVVVAGDESVDMNVALKALDERGLRRVDCEGGPKVFGSLIDADLVDVLCVTFSPLLAAGDAGRIAAGPLPPAPRSLELESVLHHDSALLLRYRRAA is encoded by the coding sequence ATGTTGTGGCCACCACGCGAGGGCGAGATCACGGACGGCGAGCTGGAACGGCTCTACGACTACCCCGACGGGCTCGACCGGCCCTGGGTGCAGGTGAACTTCGTGTCCAGCGTGGACGGCGCGGTGTCGGTGGCGGGCCGGTCCGAAGGGCTGGGCAACGACGCCGACCACAAGGTGTTCATGCTCGGGCGCGACCTGTGCGACGTGGTGCTCGTCGGCGCGGGCACGGCCCTGGTCGAGGGCTACCAGGGCGTCAAGGTGGGCGAGGTGCGCGCGTCACGGCGGGCGAGGCTGGGACTGGCGCCGGTGCCGCCGATCGCGGTGGTCACCGGGCGGTGCTCGATCGAGCCGACTTCACCCCTGCTGACCAGCACGTCCATGCCGCCGATCATCCTCACCACCGCCTCCGCCCCGGTCGAACGGCGAGACGCGCTGGCGGCGGCGGGTGCGGACGTGGTCGTGGCCGGTGACGAGTCGGTGGACATGAACGTGGCGTTGAAGGCGCTCGACGAACGCGGGCTGCGCCGGGTCGACTGCGAGGGCGGGCCGAAGGTGTTCGGCTCGCTGATCGACGCCGACCTGGTGGACGTGCTGTGCGTGACGTTCTCGCCGCTGCTCGCGGCCGGTGACGCCGGGCGGATCGCGGCGGGCCCGCTGCCGCCGGCGCCCCGGTCGCTGGAACTGGAGTCCGTGCTCCACCACGACAGCGCGCTGCTGCTCCGTTACCGCAGGGCCGCTTAG